CTGGGCGGTGCCGCAGTCGTACCAGCTCGCGTTCAAGGTGGATCCGGCGCAGCAGGACTTTTCCGGCACCACCACGATCAAGGTGAAGCTGAACCAGGCCTCCGACCATCTGTGGCTGGACGGTGCCGAATTGAAGGTGTCGAAGGTGACCGTCACCGACGCCGCCGGCAAGGCGCATGCCGGCAAGTACGTAGCGGTGGACCCGAAGGCCGGCGTGTCGCGGGTGGATTTCGGCAGCACGCTCGAGCCGCAGCAGCTGACCTTGAAGTTCGAGTACACCGCGCCGCTCAACCAGCAGTTGCAGGGCCTGTACAAGGTCACCGCGAAGGGCCAGCCGTACGCGATGACGCAGATGGAGCCGATCAGCGCGCGCTTCGCCTTCTCCGGTTTCGACGAGCCCGGCTTCAAGACCCCGTTCGACATCACCATCACCGTGCCCGAGCACGAGAACGTGGTGGCCAACACCCGTCAGGTGAAGGAGCAGCCGGCCGCCAAGGGCTGGAAAACCGTGACCTTCGCGCAGACCCAGCCGCTGCCGACCTACCTGGTGGCGTTCGCCGTGGGCCCGTGGGACATCGTCGACGGCCCGGACATCTCGCCCGACGCGTACCGCGCCGAGCCGCTCAAGCTGCGCGGCATCGCCGCCAAGGGCGAGGGGCATCGCATGCAGCACGTGCTGAGCGAGGCGCCGAGCATCATCCACGCACTGGAGAACTACTACGGCTTCGGCTATCCGTTCGGCAAGCTCGACCTGCTGGCGGCGCCGGACTTCGAGGCCGGCGCGATGGAGAACCCCGGGTTGGTGACGTTCCGCGACTGGCTGCTGCTGCTCGACAAGGATTCGCCCGCGCGCAACGTGCGCGGCTCGTTCAACGTCAACGCGCATGAGCTGGCGCACCAGTGGACCGGCGACACGGTCACCACCGAATGGTGGAACGACATCTGGCTCAACGAAGCCTTCGCCACCTGGATGCAGCAGAAGGTCACCATGCAGGTGCACCCGGAGTACCGCGCCGACCTGGACCGCGTGCGTGGTGCGCAGGGCGCGATGAGCAACGACAGCCTGACCAGCGCGCGCAGCATCCGCCAGCCGATCACCGGCAACGGCGACATCATGACCGCGTTCGACGGCATCACCTACCAGAAGGGCGCCAGCGTCATCGGCATGTTCGAGAACTACGTGGGCGAGCCGACCTACCAGAAGGGCATGCGCGCGTACATCCAGCAGCAGAAGTTCGGCAACGCCACCGCCGACGACCTGGTCTCGGCGATCGCCACCGCGGCCGACAAGGGTGACGCGTTCAAGCACGCGTTCAAGAGCTTCCTCGACCAGTCCGGCGTGCCCTACGTGGCGACCAGGCTCGAACAGAAAAACGGCAAGACCGTGCTGCGGCTGAGCCAGAGCCGCTACCTGCCGCTCGGCAGCCACGGCGACCCGCAGCGCATCTGGGGCGTGCCGGTATGCGTGCGCTACGGCACCAGCGGCGGCAGCAAGGTCGCCTGCGAAATGCTCGACCAGGCCACCGGCTCGATGGCGCTGCCCGGCGCCAGCACGCCGACCTGGGTGATGCCGAACGCGAACGCCAGCGGCTACTACCGCTTCAGCCTCGACCAGGCCGGGCTGGACAGCCTGATCAAGCAGGTCGGCAAGCTCAGCGATGCCGAGCAGCTGGCCTACGCCGACGCGATCAATGCCAGCTTCCGCCGCGGCGATCTGGACGCGGGCCAGGTGCTGGCGGCACTGCAGCCGCTGGCCGGCTCGAAGATCCGCGAAGTGGCCGTGGCGCCACTGGACACGGCCAGTGGCCTCTATCAGCGCATCGCCGTCACCGACGCCCAGCGCGAACGCCTGGCCGACTGGGCCAAGGCCGCCTACCTGCCGCGGCTGGAGCAGCTCGGCTACCAGCGCAAGGCTGGCGAAGCCGAGGATGACGCGCTGCTGCGCAGTAGCCTGGCCAGCGCGCTGGCGCTCGACTTCAAGCTGCCGGAAGTGCGCGCGGCGCTGCTCAAGCAGGGCGAGGCGGCGCTCAAGCCGGAGGCGGATGGCCATCTGGACCTGGCCGCCGCCGACCCGGACCTGCTTGGCGACGCGCTGGGCGTGGCGGTGCAGCAGCACGGCAAGAGCGCGGTCGATGC
This genomic stretch from Rhodanobacter thiooxydans harbors:
- a CDS encoding M1 family metallopeptidase; this encodes MRRFARPLLLTALAACCGAAFAASADQAPQGRLPGWAVPQSYQLAFKVDPAQQDFSGTTTIKVKLNQASDHLWLDGAELKVSKVTVTDAAGKAHAGKYVAVDPKAGVSRVDFGSTLEPQQLTLKFEYTAPLNQQLQGLYKVTAKGQPYAMTQMEPISARFAFSGFDEPGFKTPFDITITVPEHENVVANTRQVKEQPAAKGWKTVTFAQTQPLPTYLVAFAVGPWDIVDGPDISPDAYRAEPLKLRGIAAKGEGHRMQHVLSEAPSIIHALENYYGFGYPFGKLDLLAAPDFEAGAMENPGLVTFRDWLLLLDKDSPARNVRGSFNVNAHELAHQWTGDTVTTEWWNDIWLNEAFATWMQQKVTMQVHPEYRADLDRVRGAQGAMSNDSLTSARSIRQPITGNGDIMTAFDGITYQKGASVIGMFENYVGEPTYQKGMRAYIQQQKFGNATADDLVSAIATAADKGDAFKHAFKSFLDQSGVPYVATRLEQKNGKTVLRLSQSRYLPLGSHGDPQRIWGVPVCVRYGTSGGSKVACEMLDQATGSMALPGASTPTWVMPNANASGYYRFSLDQAGLDSLIKQVGKLSDAEQLAYADAINASFRRGDLDAGQVLAALQPLAGSKIREVAVAPLDTASGLYQRIAVTDAQRERLADWAKAAYLPRLEQLGYQRKAGEAEDDALLRSSLASALALDFKLPEVRAALLKQGEAALKPEADGHLDLAAADPDLLGDALGVAVQQHGKSAVDALVAELPKTSDAALRNGILGGLASVEDPALAEQVRDFALTKPVKVGEMAMLLRGVRDTKAQRDAMWSWFTAHYQQILDRTGSFSGGRLPSLAAAGGCSAAEYDRLQAFFKTREQDAAGIGRGLAQTGESIQLCSALKAKQDPAAILR